ACAGGTCTTTCTGGTGCTGGGAAAACAACTATAGCTGAAGCGTTGAACAAAGAAATATCAAAAAGGTTTGGTCGTGCGATAACGCTGCTTGATGGGGATGTAATAAGGAAAATATTATCAAGCGAGTTGGGGTTCTCCAAAGAAGATAGAAACATTAACGTAAAAAGAGTTTCTTTTGTAGCAGCGGAAATTGCTAAACACGGTGGCCTGGTCATTTGTGCTATGATTGCACCTTATTGTGATTCCAGGCGGGAATTTAGAGAAATGGTGGCTAATTATGGCCACTTCGTGGAGGTTTACGTATCCACACCACTGGCGGTTTGTGAAAAAAGGGATCCTAAAGGTTTATATACTAAAGCTCGTTTAGGTTTGATCAAAAACTTTACGGGTATTGACGACCCTTATGAAAAACCAGAAAATCCCGAACTTATTATTGATACTTCAGATATTAGCTGTGCAGAAGCGGTTGACATGATTATTAAATATCTTACCCAGCAGGGATATTTGGCAGGATGACCCGTTTGTGCTGTTAATTTTTTAGCTAAAAGATAAATGTTGTATAGTTTTAAGGAAGATGCGAGATGCAGAAAGTGCTCATCACCGGTGCCAACGGCCAGCTTGGCCGGGCGCTGCAAAGACAGCTGAAAAATAAATTATATTTAGTACCCTGTAATTCATCCGAGTTGGACATAACCAGTTTTACTGTCTGCCGTAAAGTTATTATGGAACACAGGCCGGATGTGGTCATCAATGCCGCCGCCTATACCAATGTGGAGCGGGCCGAGGAAGAGCCCGACGCTGCTTTTGCCGTTAACGCTATAGGTGCGCACAATCTGGCCCTGGCTTGCCGGGAAAGCGATGCCAAACTTGTTCATATCAGTACCGACTACGTCTTTGATGGTAGCAAAAACGTACCTTATGGTGAATATGACGTGCCGAACCCGCTTTCGGTTTATGGTAAAAGCAAACTTTGGGGCGAAAACTTAGTCCGCGAAATTGGTGGCCGGTTTTTCATTGTTCGCACCTCCTGGCTGTACGGTGACGGAAAAAACTTTGTCCGCACTATGTTGCGTCTGGCCGGTGAGCGGCAGGAGGTTGCCGTGGTTGCCGACCAGCAGGGTAGCCCTACCTATGCCGGAGATTTAGCTGCATTTCTGGAGCAGCTCATGCAGACCGAATATTTCGGTACATACCACGCCACCAATGCCGGCAGCTGTACCTGGTACGATTTTGCCCGGCAAATATTCGCTTATGCCCGAAAAACGACCAGAGTGCGGCCCATTAAAACCGAAGAGTACCCGGTAAAAGCAAAAAGGCCGCGCTATTCTGTGCTGGATAACCGGATACTCCGCCTGCGCGGGTTTGCGCCCCTGCGCTCCTGGCAGGAAGCCCTGGCGGAATACATTCAAAACGGACTGGTTTAGGAGGCCGCAATATGCACACAGTTCTTGTCACCGGTGGTGCCGGATTCATCGGCTCCAATTTTGTTCGTTATATGCTGAATACATATCCAGACATGATCATCATCAATTTGGACAAGCTCACCTATGCCGGCAATTTGGATTCTCTGGCCGGTGTGATGAGTAATTCCCGCCATATTTTTGTCCGGGGCGGCATTGAAGATCGCTCGTTGGTTGAATATCTGCTGACAAACTATCATCCCCGGGCGGTCATAAATTTTGCCGCCGAGTCCCATGTGGACCGCTCCATTGATGGTCCGGCGGCCTTTATCCAGACCAATATTGTGGGTACCTTCCAATTGCTGGAGGCTACCCGTAACTATTATCAAAATCTGCCGGAAGAGAAACGGGAGCAGTTTCGCTTTCTGCATGTTTCCACCGATGAAGTATACGGCTCTCTCGGACCGGAGGGCTATTTCACCGAGACCACGCCTTATGCGCCCAACTCGCCTTACTCGGCGTCCAAGGCGGCATCCGATCACTTAGTTAGAGCCTGGAACCATACCTACGGATTACCCGTTCTCACCACCAACTGCTCCAACAACTACGGGCCCTACCAGTTTCCCGAAAAACTCATTCCCCTCATGATTCTAAATGCCCTGGATGGTAAACCCTTGCCCGTGTATGGCGATGGG
The sequence above is a segment of the Desulfurispora thermophila DSM 16022 genome. Coding sequences within it:
- the cysC gene encoding adenylyl-sulfate kinase, with amino-acid sequence MKQVSTLKKGLVIFLTGLSGAGKTTIAEALNKEISKRFGRAITLLDGDVIRKILSSELGFSKEDRNINVKRVSFVAAEIAKHGGLVICAMIAPYCDSRREFREMVANYGHFVEVYVSTPLAVCEKRDPKGLYTKARLGLIKNFTGIDDPYEKPENPELIIDTSDISCAEAVDMIIKYLTQQGYLAG
- the rfbD gene encoding dTDP-4-dehydrorhamnose reductase — protein: MQKVLITGANGQLGRALQRQLKNKLYLVPCNSSELDITSFTVCRKVIMEHRPDVVINAAAYTNVERAEEEPDAAFAVNAIGAHNLALACRESDAKLVHISTDYVFDGSKNVPYGEYDVPNPLSVYGKSKLWGENLVREIGGRFFIVRTSWLYGDGKNFVRTMLRLAGERQEVAVVADQQGSPTYAGDLAAFLEQLMQTEYFGTYHATNAGSCTWYDFARQIFAYARKTTRVRPIKTEEYPVKAKRPRYSVLDNRILRLRGFAPLRSWQEALAEYIQNGLV
- the rfbB gene encoding dTDP-glucose 4,6-dehydratase, with amino-acid sequence MHTVLVTGGAGFIGSNFVRYMLNTYPDMIIINLDKLTYAGNLDSLAGVMSNSRHIFVRGGIEDRSLVEYLLTNYHPRAVINFAAESHVDRSIDGPAAFIQTNIVGTFQLLEATRNYYQNLPEEKREQFRFLHVSTDEVYGSLGPEGYFTETTPYAPNSPYSASKAASDHLVRAWNHTYGLPVLTTNCSNNYGPYQFPEKLIPLMILNALDGKPLPVYGDGQNVRDWLYVLDHCRAIDTVLRHGKPGEVYNIGGNSEKTNLEVVYTICDILDEIRSRPDGSSYRLQITFVPDRPGHDRRYAIDASKIKRELGWQPLENFATGIRKTVEWYLAHRAWCDRVTDGSYRRERLGLGGKQIN